The Anoplopoma fimbria isolate UVic2021 breed Golden Eagle Sablefish chromosome 20, Afim_UVic_2022, whole genome shotgun sequence genome includes a window with the following:
- the LOC129109035 gene encoding CD83 antigen-like translates to MESAAVLALLMSLCFVFTESVLEVETIQGEDCTLQCTAHSKPGVLYRAVRWYKDGESSGLNGLLTKDLPNGTTRWYVGVEREVELLGETQDIFLPNVTCADRGMYTCHLAAPVGEQNQEGQVLLKLRDCPGESKTENPLTDTYLVISATVVLMLALVIFLISYGSLKNIIRDRSKTPKKQTLLESPFKPLNQKDLQSIYTLGPKVSRKTDFIV, encoded by the exons ATGGAGTCTGCAGCTGTCCTGGCTCTGCTGATGTCTCTCT GTTTCGTTTTCACTGAATCTGTTCTGGAGGTGGAAACCATCCAGGGAGAGGACTGCACTCTTCAATGCACTGCTCACTCCAAGCCTGGTGTTCTGTACAGAGCAGTGAGGTGGTATAAG gaCGGAGAGTCGTCCGGTCTCAACGGCCTCCTCACCAAAGACCTCCCCAACGGCACCACGCGATGGTACGTCGGCGTGGAGCGGGAGGTGGAGCTGCTAGGCGAGACCCAAGACATCTTCCTGCCCAACGTCACGTGTGCTGACCGCGGCATGTACACCTGTCACCTGGCGGCACCCGTGGGTGAGCAGAACCAGGAAGGTCAGGTTCTCCTCAAGCTCAGAG ATTGTCCTGGagaaagcaaaacagaaaatccGCTGACAGACACATACCTGGTTATTTCCGCCACAGTCGTGCTGATGCTTGCTCTTGTGATTTTCCTCATCAGCTAT GGCAGTTTAAAGAACATCATCAGAGACAGAAGCAAGACGCCGAAAAAACAAACGTTACTGGAATCACCTTTCAAACCGCTGAACCAAAAGGACTTACAGTCGATTTACACGTTGGGGCCTAAAGTGTCGAGAAAAACGGATTTCATCGTTTAA
- the cfap418 gene encoding cilia- and flagella-associated protein 418 — protein MEDEDLDQLLDEVEQRFCRPETAPGQPGSLKPEQPMSIVDDIDALLEEFLEEDSDDSPQRKTQPFPKGTPGEKKPSSQSGGRKCCPVFLGGSSVTSGVGTATSKRSCDQLRCTSCDFRVLTFDDCEWDSSCDYLFLRNNMPDRQKLRAKLKKRRGLRAFACQCSWFSTSEPTDLRDQPQLRWVCGKHQD, from the exons ATGGAGGACGAGGACCTGGACCAGCTGCTGGACGAGGTGGAGCAGAGGTTCTGTAGACCCGAGACAGCACCGGGACAGCCAGG TTCCCTAAAACCTGAGCAGCCGATGAGCATCGTTGACGACATCGACGCTCTTCTGGAAGAATTCCTGGAGGAAGACTCCGACGACTCCCCTCAACGAAAG ACACAACCGTTTCCCAAAGGAACACCAGGAGAGAAGAAGCCGTCGTCTCAGTCAGGAGGGAGAAA GTGCTGTCCTGTTTTTCTTGGCGGGAGCTCCGTTACAAGCGGCGTTGGAACGGCGACATCCAAGAG GTCATGTGACCAGCTGAGGTGTACTTCCTGTGACTTCCGGGTGCTGACGTTTGATGACTGTGAGTGGGACTCGTCCTGTGATTACCTGTTCCTCAG gaACAACATGCCGGACCGTCAGAAGCTCAGAGCCaagctgaagaagaggagaggttTGCGGGCGTTCGCCTGCCAGTGCAGCTGGTTCTCCACCTCCGAGCCCACGGACCTCAGAGACCAACCTCAGCTCCGGTGGGTCTGTGGGAAACACCAGGACTGA
- the wdr73 gene encoding WD repeat-containing protein 73, with protein MEETDCNDVLDDWFIESLKTYTDLHVYQLEHPTQVLEWTSGRTVCVAGYNPTKNEILELNLPLKLFADENKGLCAERDFKVVHGGFTDGPVRCLRHVPGTRCVVTNDGLSSDLQVWSVGGDDSDVIRLTGRVEGRKREKRRISVSEGSCRIAARLSSQVLHGAQSSDVQLTELTSGQILYSLETDSDDPLSSLHFVSDAVFLAGCSNGNVYVADTRTSAAPQLYPPPASSGESVLWWTDASTCSVVRLSSSGLAVISDLRNPGGAVSRTQLDVQSGRCNPEVSVSWAPALDDCIAVSGFSGSVQIYNTSLWTTAPQQEVHPLFEHRGHAVSSQSGDDVFITAHVWHPDRPRTLLSAASDGSVHVWDWVDQSAQEKDEKS; from the exons ATGGAGGAGACAGACTGTAATGATGTGTTGGATGACTGGTTCATCGAATCCCTGAAAAC GTACACAGATCTCCATGTGTATCAGCTGGAACATCCCACACAGGTCTTGGAGTGGACGTCAGGGAGGA CCGTGTGTGTCGCAGGATACAACCCGACTAAAAATGAAATCCTGGAGCTGAACTTGCCTCTGAAACTGTTTGCTGATGAAAACAAG ggtcTCTGTGCAGAAAGGGACTTCAAAGTTGTCCACGGTGGGTTCACAGACGGTCCTGTCCGCTGCCTCAGACACGTCCCAGGAACAAG GTGTGTCGTTACCAACGACGGGCTGAGCTCAGACCTGCAGGTGTGGAGCGTCGGAGGAGACGACAGCG ACGTGATCAGATTAACGGGGCGCGtcgaggggaggaagagggagaagaggaggattaGTGTTTCAGAAGGAAGCTGCAGGATCGCAGCTCGACTCTCGTCACAAGTTCTTCATGGAGCTCAGAGCAGCGACGTCCAGCTGACTgaactgacctcaggacagatTCTATACTCGCTAG AGACGGACTCAGATGATCCTCTGAGTTCTTTACATTTTGTGTCAGACGCCGTTTTCCTCGCCGGCTGCTCGAACGGGAACGTTTACGTCGCCGACACTCGGACGTCTGCTGCTCCTCAGCTCTACCCGCCGCCGGCGTCCTCAGGTGAATCCGTCCTCTGGTGGACGGACGCCTCCACCTGCAGCGTCGTCAGACTCTCCTCGTCTGGACTGGCGGTGATTTCAGACCTGAGGAACCCCGGAGGAGCCGTGAGTCGTACTCAGCTGGACGTCCAATCAGGTCGCTGCAACCCGGAGGTCAGCGTGTCGTGGGCTCCGGCGCTGGACGACTGTATCGCAGTGTCAG gtttcAGTGGATCAGTTCAGATCTACAACACATCGCTCTGGACGACGGCGCCGCAGCAGGAGGTTCATCCGCTGTTTGAGCATCGCGGTCACGCCGTTTCCTCGCAGTCCGGCGACGACGTCTTCATCACCGCCCACGTCTGGCATCCCGATCGACCGCGGACGCTGCTGTCTGCGGCCTCGGACGGATCCGTCCACGTCTGGGACTGGGTCGACCAATCAGCTCAGGAGAAGGATGAAAAGAGCTGA